In Oncorhynchus gorbuscha isolate QuinsamMale2020 ecotype Even-year linkage group LG02, OgorEven_v1.0, whole genome shotgun sequence, a single genomic region encodes these proteins:
- the LOC123994173 gene encoding gap junction beta-1 protein-like isoform X2: MNWASFYAVISGVNRHSTGIGRIWLSVLFIFRILVLVVAAESVWGDEKSGFTCNTQQPGCNSVCYDHFFPISHIRLWALQLILVSTPALLVAMHVAHRRHIDKKLYKLSGRASPKDLEQIKTQKMKITGALWWTYIISLFFRIIFEVTFMYLFYMIYPGYKMIRLVKCDSYPCPNTVDCFVSRPTEKTVFTVFMLAVSGICILLNIAEVVFLAGKACGRHLSNAGDSTMGAWITQKLCSY, from the coding sequence ATGAACTGGGCGTCCTTTTATGCCGTCATCAGCGGTGTAAACAGACACTCCACGGGCATCGGTCGCATCTggctctctgtcctcttcatcttCCGCATCCTGGTCCTGGTGGTTGCAGCAGAGAGTGTGTGGGGCGATGAGAAGTCTGGCTTTACTTGTAATACCCAGCAGCCCGGCTGCAACAGCGTCTGTTATGACCACTTCTTCCCCATCTCACACATCCGTCTGTGGGCCCTGCAGCTCATCTTGGTGTCCACCCCGGCCCTGCTGGTGGCCATGCATGTTGCCCATCGCCGACACATCGACAAGAAGCTCTATAAACTGTCTGGCCGGGCCAGCCCCAAGGACCTGGAGCAGATCAAGACCCAGAAGATGAAGATCACAGGTGCCCTCTGGTGGACATATATCATCAGCCTGTTCTTCCGCATCATCTTCGAAGTGACCTTCATGTATCTCTTCTACATGATCTACCCCGGCTACAAGATGATCCGCCTAGTCAAGTGTGACTCGTACCCCTGCCCCAACACGGTTGACTGCTTTGTGTCCAGGCCCACAGAGAAGACTGTCTTCACTGTGTTCATGCTGGCTGTGTCAGGGATCTGTATCCTGCTCAACATCGCAGAGGTCGTCTTCCTGGCAGGGAAGGCTTGCGGTAGGCACTTAAGCAATGCTGGAGACTCAACCATGGGGGCATGGATCACCCAAAAGCTCTGCTCTTACTAG
- the LOC124008793 gene encoding immunoglobulin-binding protein 1-like, with amino-acid sequence MAAVESTSMSLMQSEEPLKLSDLLDRGWKLYEEVDTTNDPIAATHIQVKIKRGITQLEVATRMVAQLDLFSRNEDLEEVATTDLKYLMLPAFLGALTLKQVNLAKRLDHVQIARCYFLDFLKRCKEYNISKFELPKTIENSVDIPEEESANGPPKPPDLIAMATVRAAKIERYKQRKDTEAKLSEIKAAVDSGQADDEIVRNFYLLNVRKWIAVSLEEIESIDQEMEILTRMDVLKQSSAEPLHSKRPPMKPFILTRDAVQARVFGAGYPSLPTMSVDDWYEQHRKKNALPDQGIPRSAEDFDAEEREQEEKEKRVENDDEEALQKARDWDNWKDTHRRGYGNRKNMG; translated from the exons ATGGCAGCCGTAGAAAGCACTAGCATGTCATTAATGCAGTCAGAAGAACCGCTTAAACTATCTGATTTATTAGATCGAGGATGGAAACTATATGAGGAGGTGGACACCACAAATGATCCCATCGCAGCCACCCATATCCAGGTCAAAATCAAGCGTGGGATAACGCAACTTGAAGTGGCAACGCGAATGGTGGCCCAACTCGACTTGTTCAG CCGAAATGAGGATTTGGAGGAGGTAGCAACCACAGATCTGAAGTATCTTATGTTGCCTGCCTTCCTGGGGGCACTAACTTTGAAGCAAGTGAACCTGGCAAAACGACTAGACCACGTTCAGATAGCTAGATGTTACTTTTTGGACTTCTTGAAAAGATGTAAGGAGTATAACATATCAAAGTTTGAACTGCCCAAAACCATTGAAAACTCCGTTGACATACCAGAAGAAGAATCTGCAAATGGGCCCCCCAAACCTCCAGACTTAATTGCGATGGCAACAGTTAGAGCGGCAAAGATAGAAAG ATACAAACAGAGGAAGGACACAGAGGCCAAGCTATCAGAGATCAAGGCAGCAGTGGACAGTGGGCAGGCAGATGACGAGATAGTCCGAAACTTTTACCTCCTCAATGTGAGGAAATGGATTGCTGTATCCCTGGAGGAGATAGAGAGCATTGACCAGGAAATGGAGATTTTGACCAGGATGGATGTTCTAAAACAG AGTTCAGCAGAGCCATTACACTCTAAAAGGCCTCCCATGAAACCCTTCATTCtcaccagagatgctgttcaggCCCG AGTATTTGGGGCAGGCTACCCCAGCCTACCTACTATGTCAGTGGATGACTGGTATGAACAGCACAGGAAGAAAAATGCCTTGCCAGACCAGGGGATCCCACGCAGCGCTG AGGACTTTGATGCAGAAGAGCGAGaacaagaagagaaagagaagcggGTTGAAAACGACGATGAGGAGGCCTTGCAGAAAGCTAGAGACTGGGACAACTGGAAGGATACGCATCGGAGAGGCTATGGGAACCGTAAAAACATGGGCTAA
- the LOC123994173 gene encoding gap junction beta-1 protein-like isoform X1, producing MPLTPPVELDLESKMNWASFYAVISGVNRHSTGIGRIWLSVLFIFRILVLVVAAESVWGDEKSGFTCNTQQPGCNSVCYDHFFPISHIRLWALQLILVSTPALLVAMHVAHRRHIDKKLYKLSGRASPKDLEQIKTQKMKITGALWWTYIISLFFRIIFEVTFMYLFYMIYPGYKMIRLVKCDSYPCPNTVDCFVSRPTEKTVFTVFMLAVSGICILLNIAEVVFLAGKACGRHLSNAGDSTMGAWITQKLCSY from the exons ATGCCTCTTACACCTCCTGTTGAGCTTG ACCTGGAATCGAAAATGAACTGGGCGTCCTTTTATGCCGTCATCAGCGGTGTAAACAGACACTCCACGGGCATCGGTCGCATCTggctctctgtcctcttcatcttCCGCATCCTGGTCCTGGTGGTTGCAGCAGAGAGTGTGTGGGGCGATGAGAAGTCTGGCTTTACTTGTAATACCCAGCAGCCCGGCTGCAACAGCGTCTGTTATGACCACTTCTTCCCCATCTCACACATCCGTCTGTGGGCCCTGCAGCTCATCTTGGTGTCCACCCCGGCCCTGCTGGTGGCCATGCATGTTGCCCATCGCCGACACATCGACAAGAAGCTCTATAAACTGTCTGGCCGGGCCAGCCCCAAGGACCTGGAGCAGATCAAGACCCAGAAGATGAAGATCACAGGTGCCCTCTGGTGGACATATATCATCAGCCTGTTCTTCCGCATCATCTTCGAAGTGACCTTCATGTATCTCTTCTACATGATCTACCCCGGCTACAAGATGATCCGCCTAGTCAAGTGTGACTCGTACCCCTGCCCCAACACGGTTGACTGCTTTGTGTCCAGGCCCACAGAGAAGACTGTCTTCACTGTGTTCATGCTGGCTGTGTCAGGGATCTGTATCCTGCTCAACATCGCAGAGGTCGTCTTCCTGGCAGGGAAGGCTTGCGGTAGGCACTTAAGCAATGCTGGAGACTCAACCATGGGGGCATGGATCACCCAAAAGCTCTGCTCTTACTAG